ATGGGATGGAGGGGAATGGGCTGGAGGCAGAGTTTGCTTAGAGGCAGCTGCAGACATCCAAAGATGtaaaaaagaagatagaagaaAGGGAGGCTGGGACAGTTCAGtgcagaggagaaaagagaacagggtGATCCTTGGGCCTTGGAATGTGGAGGGCTGGCATAGGGGAGGCAGTGGGTTTTCTTTCGATCAAGGATTCTTTGGACGAGCTCAGTTGGAGGACTGAGGGACACCAGGCGGATGTCTCTGGAGGGCATTTGGTCTGGGGGATGCCCAGGCAGACATCTTCCGTGAACCCCATCTTTGGAGCTGTTAGCATGAGGATGGCTGGGGCCCATGGCAGTGAGGGGCCTGACTGACGTGGGCAGCGGCCCCAACTCTCTCATACAATCCTACTCCAACCCAGAGAGCTGTGAATGTGCCTCTGGCTTAGGGGGATTGGGATGAAAACTGCATTGGAATAAACCTCTGGTCCCCAACAAGTGGGGACACTGGGATTTCTTTGTCCACATATCCTGTCATCTTAAACCTGTTCATCATGTGTGCTGTACCTGAAAGATCAGAGGCTGACTGTGGGGCCAAGACCCCCACTCTTGCCACCTGAGCTCCAAGGAACAAACTCTGCCTCAGCAGGATGAGAAGAAGGTGCttagaaagagagcaggagcccACAAGAAATTAAGGCATGGAGTAGAACCAGAAGCCCCCAGTGAGGACTTCGAGGGTAAGCCGGGATGCTGGAGCGAGCCACGAGCAAGGTCTGGAGGCCCAGCGAGTGCAAGTTCCAAGAAGGCAAGCGCGGCGAAGGGTGCGAAGGCAGTGGAGGGATCTGCATGGCCCAGGAGGGTGCTAGGGCACAGAGGCTACAAGTGGGATGCACGAGGCAGCTTGGTGGAGAAGCAGCAGTGGACTGGGCAGGGCAGATCCAAAGGCTTTTCCAGTTGCAAGGCGACTTATGGATGATTTAAAGGAGAAGGTCTTTGCTTACATATGGTCAGAGTCAATCTAACACTATTTCCAAGTAAagtccctccccccccaaaaaaagaaaagaaatgaaaaaaaaaaaaacaaaacttgtaaGGCTTTCGTTTACATGGGGCAAGTGGTGCCCAGCAGTGAAGAGCTGGGGATGGATGAAAAGCTGAATCCAGGTGTGTGCAGGCTATCCCCACAAGTGGTGGGGTGATCTGAGGTGCTCGGGAGACCCTACACCTGCTCTTGGGAAATCCAGGGTGACCATAATGCCAGATTTTTAGGTAATATCTATGATTTGAAAAATGTTGGCATTTATCTCAAAAACAACGACAAAAAAAGTCATTCTGTGAATCAAAAAGAATCATATGCTGGTCAGATTTGGTTAGACCTAAAAACCCTGCCCAAAATCCATCCAGCAAGAAAGCAGATTAGTAGGTGTGGGGGGCtgagggaggctgagggaggggagatggggagtggctgctaatgggtatggggaaCCCATTTGGGGAGTGGTGAAAATATTCCAGAATAcgtggtggtgatggctgcacaacgtTATGCATGGACTTAATGCTTGTTAAGTTTTATGTTGTGTGTACTTTATCATTAAAAAAGGAGTGAAAAAGGAATGGGGGGCggggactaaaaaaaaaagaagaagaaagaaagaaaagaggaggaagttCCACATAAAAGGACCCCAAGCGTGTGCCAGGctcccaggggctgggcaggcagCAGGCCTCCTTCCGCGGAGCGCAGGAGGGCCGCCAGGTCGAGGGCGCGGAGGCCGACCTGGCGCCCCCGGGAAAGGCTCCCAGAACGGGTAGCGTTGGCGAAGCCCCTCTTCTGCAGCTTGCGGAACCCAGACGGCCGACCGCCTAGCTAAGCGCGGCGCTGGGGGTCGCTGTCACCCCAGGAACGCGGCAGGCGCGGCGACACTCGGAGACGTGGCGGGTCCGGGTCGCCTGCAGGACGAGTCCGCCAGGGGTCGCTGTCACCCGGGGAACGTGGCGGCGGGGACGGTGGGTCCCGGGTCGCTCCGCAGGACGAGCCCTTCGGGGGTCACTGTCACCTGGGGTAAGCGCCAGGCGCGGCGACCCCCGGGAGACGCGTCGGGGCCCGGGTCGCCCCGCAGGACAAGCACTTCGGGGTTTGCTATCACCCGGGAAAAGCGCCAGGCGCGGCGAGACCCGGGAGACGCGGCGGGGCCCGGGTCGCCTGCGGGACGAGTCCGCCAGGGGTCGCTGTCACCCGGGGAACGTGGCGGCGGGGGTGGCGGGGCCCGGTGTTTCGCAGGACGAGCCCTTCGGGGGTCGCTGCCACTCGGGGAACGCGGCAGGCGCGGAGAAACCCGGGAGACGCTGAGGGTCCCGGGTCGTCTGCAGGACGAGCCCTTCGGGGTTCGCTGTCACCCGGGGAACGCGGCGGCGGGGTGGCGGGTCCCGGGTCGCCCCCAGGACGACCCCTTCGGGGGTCGCTGCCATTCGGGGGACGCGGCAGGCACGGCGACACGCGGGAGACGCAGCGGGTCCCGGGTCGCTCCGCAGGACGGGCCCTTCGGAGGTCGCTGTCACCCGGGGTAAGCGCTGGGCGCGGCGACACCCGGAGACGCGGCGGGTCTGGGTCGCCTACAGGGCGAGTCCGCCAGGGGTCGCTGTCACCTGGGGAACTCGGCGGCGGGGGTGGCGGGTCCCGGGTCGTTCCGCAGGACGAGCCCTTCGGGGGTCGCTGTCACTCGGGGAACGAGGCAGACGCGGAGACACCCGGGAAACGCGGCGGGTCTTGGGTCGCCCCGCAGGGGGAGTCTGCCATGGGTCGGTGTCACCCGGGGTAAGCGGCAGGTGCGGCGACACCCAGGAGACGCGGCGGCGGGGACGGCGGGTACCCGGTCGCCCCGCAGGACGAGCCCGCCGAGGGTCGCTGTCACCCTGGGTAAGTGGCAGGCGGGGCGACACCCGGGAGTCGCGGCGGCGGGGACGGCGGGTCCTGGGTCGCCCCGCAAGACGAGTCTGCCGAGGGTCGCTGTCACCCGGGGTAAGCGCCAGGCGCGGCGACGCCCGGGAGACGCGGCAGGTCCCGGGTCGCCCCGCAGGACGACTCCGCCTGGGGTCGCTATCACCCGGGGGACGCGGCGGCGGGGGTGGCGGCTCCTGGATTGCCTGCAGGACGAGTCCGCCGAGGGCGGTTGTCACCCGGGGGACCCGGCGGAGGGGACAGCGGGTCTCAGGTCGCCCCGCAGGACGAGCCCGCCGAGGGTCGCTGTCTCCGGGGGGACGCGGCGGGGGTGGCGGGTCCCGGGTCGCCTGCAGGACGAGTCCGCCGGGGGTCGCTGTCACCCGGGGCCCGCGTCCGCTCACTGCGTGGCGTGCAGTTTCTGGTGGTCGAGGAGGTGGACCATCCAGGGGAAGGCCTTCCCGCAGACGCCGCACTCGAAGGGCCGCTCGCGGCCGGAGGGCTCCGCGCGCCGGTCTCCATCCGCGTCCTGGGCGCAGGGGCCTCCATCCGCCGCTTCCAACGGGCCGGCCTCCCCGGGTccctcgcccccgccccgccgGGGCCTCTTGCGCAGCGGCTGCAGCTGGTGGATCTTCCGATGCTCCTCCAGGACGGAGGCGTGCAGAAAGGCCTTGCCGCACTCGGGGCACGAGAATGGTCCCTCTTCCAGGTGGCGCTTCTGGTGCTCGATGAAGTGGGTGACCCAGGTGAAGACCTCCCCGCACTCGGCACAAGCGAAGGGCCGCGCCCCTGGGGGGACTTGGGTCGCCGCTGAGCTCCCCGAGGAGAGGGCAGCAGCCGGTTGCCCCGCCTCTTCAGGGGAGGCTTTGGTGTCTTTGAGTAAGGGCAGGTGGGTGCTGCTGGCATCGCTGTCCCCAAGTCTCTTTTGGGGACTGCTGCTCTGAGCACTTGGAAGGGTGGGGTCTGCAACCAGGCCGGGCTGAGGGCTCGGGtgcaggggcccctcgggagcaGGCCCTTGGCCTCCAGTGCCCTGAAGCACAGCGTCCCTTGGGGCAGCCCCTGCCTGCCAGGCACCCCCTTCTGCCTGGGGAGAGTCCTGGGCCAGCCTGGGGAGGATGTGTCTGTTCCTTGGGGCTCTGTCCCCAACCTGCCCACAGGGAGGTTCATCCCAGATACTAGGCTTCAGAGGCGAGCagcccaggcctggggagggTGAGGGAAAGGGTTAATTGTTAGTGAAGGGGCCGGGGCTGGAGGCCACACCCTGGgcatctccctgcccccctccccccaggactgCAGAGAGGAGCAGGCAGCCAGCTGTCTTTACTCAGTAGGGCCTTAGTGCCCGCAATCCTTTCCTTTCTTAAGATAAAGggctgggggggctggggggcagatcccaaggccctgggccCCCTTGTCCTCACCTGGGCAGGCTGCTGAGGGGACCCCATGCTGCAGTGtcttctgtctgtctgccttcatGCTAGGAGGCTGAAGCCCTGGTCAAGGGGTGGAAACGTTTGAGTGGCTGTTTCGGGAGGGGGGAGGCGCGATATCAGTCCCCACTCCTGGTGTGCACAATTTCTGGGGGAATGTATAGAGTTCATCACCAAAGCCCCCCGACACTGCCATCAGCAAAGTCAAACCCTTGCCAGACCTTAAACCCATTCCCAGCCCTCAGGATTGCCGTCGGACCCAAACACTCACCGAGTGAGCCCAGGGTGCAGGATGCCTCGGCCCCCGCCCTGGTGTGGGGACTCCGCTGGGGCTGGGCAGGCTGCAGCCACTCGCCCTCCTGGGGGAGCCCCAGCTCCGATGCCTGGAATGGCAAACACAGTCCTGCTCAGCAACTGCCCCACGCCGCCCAGGGCTTGGAGCAGCCACCAGAGAGCCATCTACCCAATGCCCCCACAGGAGAGGGACAGCATTGCCTCCTTTCAAAAATCCAGGAATAGTAAAACTAAAGCcaccgctcccccccccccaaaaaaaaaggtgcaaaaaaaaaaaaaaagccaccaaacCAATAAACAGTATTTAGTAAGAGTTTATTGTACATATAAGAATAGTCTACGAACTGGGAGCTTTCAAATCGAAGACTGATATGAAGCCTGGAGGCTTATACAGTGAAAATGAGGAGGTCGTTTAACCTTCTTGATGATGGTGATTACAGAGGGGGTTTCCAGACAGCAGGGGTGGCTCAAAGTGATTATCTTACACCGCATTTAGGAAGATGACTTAACTTTCTTTACTGATCGTCAGAGGCATTTGCACGAGGTGGCCCAGGTtatgttttgcttgttttgcaGAACACACTAAATTAAGTCTCACTTATGTGGTGAGtggttttgtctgctcagggaatGTTCAAGTCTGGTctccattttgtatttaattttaacacCCCAAATGCACATTCCCAGAGGGCTGTTACTAGGACTAGAGACATAATTTGAGGGCCCCCCTGTGCAAAATGAAAACTCAAGGCCCCTTTGTGATGGTGAGTTCTAGGAGTCAATGTGACTGAGCTAACGGATGGCCCAGTAGCTGGTAAAGTATCATTTCTggtatctgggggggggggggggggcgcatctCCAGGGAAGACTAGCATTTGTGCAGGCAGTCTCAGTAAAGATCATCCtcaccaatgtgggtgggcctcacccaatccgTTGAGGGCCCAAGTTGGACACAAAGGCAGAAAGGTGCGTTTGTGCTGTCTGCTTGAGCTGTGCTTGAGCTGGGACAGCCACCTTCAGCCCTCAGACATCGGACCCTCCTTGATTCTTgggctttggactcagactgagaCTCCTGTGGTCTTTAGACCTTTGGCCTTGAGATAAGAGTCCCCTGCCCTGGAGATGGCTTTCTGGCGTCTCCGGCTTGCAGACAGCAAATCAGGCACTCCTTGGCCTCCCTAATCGTGTGAGCCTGTTCCTTGTAATACATCTCTGTATGTCTGTATAAATCCTACCGGTTTTGCTTCCGTGCAAAACCCTGACTAGTACACCTTCACTTGAAAACCACTGATGATTTCACAGCAGCAACATGGCATTAAACAGAGCACCGGGCCCTATGTAAGGACTGAGGTCAGTATTACCTGTGGGGCTCTGAACTGTCCCTCACAGCTGCCCCGTCCCTGAGAACAAGGTCCCAGAGGGTGATGAGCAGCAGTGGGGGTCCAGGTCTCACCTATCACCAAAGCATTCCTGTCACCCATCCCACCAGCAGGCATGCAGCGGAGTCTCTCAGAGCTTGCCACTGAAGAGTAAGGATCTGAAATGTATGGCCCTGGCTTTGCATCTGGGCTAGCCCtactgtgtggccctgggcaaagGGCTTTTCCTCTCTGGTCCAGAAAGGGGATATCTGCACAACATGTTCTGAGCCAGGCACCCGGCCAGGGCTTGACAAACCTGCACTGCAGTGGCTGGATCATTCAGGGTTTGTGGCTAGAGGAAGAGCACAGTGACCCCCTCAGTACAAATGGACAATATTCGAGAAAATGTGCAGGGGAAAACAAGAAGTGAGACTCAACCAGGAGGTCAAGCACATGTCAGAAAGGCCTGTCTTGGGTCGGTCTCTGCTTTCTGCTGCTCTCACCCACCTGGGGTACAGGTGTGGGGATATAAGGCCCCCCAAAGGCCCAGGCAGTGACTGCTAGGCACTAGGGACTgccagagggagggagctggggatggggtgTGGTGGGAGAGAATTAAATTAGGAGATTCTTCACTTTCAGACTGGGAAAGTGTGGATCCTGTGTTTGGCTGaattactgattttctgtttcttactaAATACTAATTTTCATTGTAGAACAAATACCTGTTGAATTCTGTAACAGTCACCAGAGGGTCTGCCATCTGCAAGGGGGCAGACaggagtccctctccctctttctggtACCTGACCGCCTGAGACCCTCAGCTGCTGAGAGTCCTGCCTCCTCCTCAGTGGCCCGAGACCATGACCATGGAGAGTGAGGGGTTGGGAGAGGAGGCCCAGGAcccgtgtgtgtatgtgtacgtgttTGGGGGGGGCATGCTAGGGCATGTTAGTTCCCCTGACTTGGAAGCGTGGGCCACCATCCAGAGACGTCTGAAGATACTGACAAACACACTTGGGCCAGGCACAGAAACCAGGACATTTCTGAGCCTTGTTGATAGCTCTAAACACAAAAAATGTCCCCAAAGTCTTGTTGACCAGGGCTCTGATCATTCCACGGACAGTGCAGGGCAGCGAGTGGGATGCGGGGACCCACATCTGTCGTCTAatcagccaagaa
This genomic window from Ursus arctos isolate Adak ecotype North America unplaced genomic scaffold, UrsArc2.0 scaffold_19, whole genome shotgun sequence contains:
- the ZSCAN1 gene encoding zinc finger and SCAN domain-containing protein 1; the protein is MLPLAKALASPRNPQTPALGEQDGAPQPASPGDTEVWRLRFRQFQYRVAGGPHRALGQLWMLCRQWLRPEAHSKEQMLELLVLEQFLSALPSKMRTWVQSQGPRTCREAASLVEDLTQMSQQEVLVSLTDHQDKSISEEEDRKSPRSQKDPSQASELGLPQEGEWLQPAQPQRSPHTRAGAEASCTLGSLGLQPPSMKADRQKTLQHGVPSAACPGEDKGAQGLGICPPAPPALYLKKGKDCLGCSPLKPSIWDEPPCGQVGDRAPRNRHILPRLAQDSPQAEGGAWQAGAAPRDAVLQGTGGQGPAPEGPLHPSPQPGLVADPTLPSAQSSSPQKRLGDSDASSTHLPLLKDTKASPEEAGQPAAALSSGSSAATQVPPGARPFACAECGEVFTWVTHFIEHQKRHLEEGPFSCPECGKAFLHASVLEEHRKIHQLQPLRKRPRRGGGEGPGEAGPLEAADGGPCAQDADGDRRAEPSGRERPFECGVCGKAFPWMVHLLDHQKLHATQ